One Cohnella candidum genomic region harbors:
- a CDS encoding VOC family protein, translating to MQPNALGNNVITQIGLLVNDIEKTSEAYATFFGVEKPNWFWTDTADKAQTEYRGGPTEARAKLAFFDMGSLQLELIEPDHNPSTWRESLDRNGEGFHHIAFVIKGMQEKISLLEQGGMPLLQKGEYTGGRYAYLDSFKDLKVLIELLEND from the coding sequence ATGCAGCCAAACGCGTTGGGCAACAACGTCATCACGCAAATCGGGTTATTGGTGAACGACATCGAAAAAACGTCCGAAGCTTACGCCACCTTTTTCGGAGTCGAGAAACCGAACTGGTTCTGGACCGACACGGCCGACAAGGCGCAAACCGAGTACCGGGGCGGGCCGACCGAAGCGCGGGCGAAGCTGGCGTTTTTCGATATGGGATCGCTGCAGTTGGAGCTGATCGAGCCGGATCACAACCCGAGCACCTGGCGGGAGAGCCTCGACCGGAACGGCGAAGGCTTCCATCACATCGCGTTCGTCATTAAGGGCATGCAGGAGAAGATCTCTTTGCTCGAGCAGGGCGGCATGCCGCTGCTGCAGAAGGGCGAATACACCGGAGGGCGCTACGCTTACCTGGATTCGTTCAAGGATTTGAAAGTGCTGATCGAGCTGCTCGAAAACGATTGA
- a CDS encoding TetR/AcrR family transcriptional regulator — MTPQTGKSSFQTILDTAEELIREKGCRQTTLQDIIRRSGLSKGAIYHYVSSKDELLGLVMKSRIEQLNARFTEAVNSPQSRGLHNPLQLIAEGMVRNTSHEDVTNRIFLYLLSQMDNETVAATVKEVYQYTLQTCTKWIEAGQQHGVIPPDTDKARIAEMLVMFMYGLRVQNTILQEPSGMKAEDLIRFMAKALS, encoded by the coding sequence ATGACACCTCAAACAGGAAAATCGAGTTTTCAAACGATCTTGGATACCGCGGAAGAATTGATCCGGGAGAAGGGCTGCCGCCAGACGACGCTCCAGGACATTATCCGCCGATCCGGCCTTTCCAAAGGCGCGATCTACCACTACGTTTCCAGCAAAGACGAACTGCTGGGCTTGGTCATGAAGTCGCGCATCGAACAGTTGAACGCCCGCTTCACCGAGGCCGTGAACTCCCCGCAGTCTCGGGGCTTGCATAATCCGTTGCAGCTGATCGCCGAGGGCATGGTGAGAAACACGAGCCATGAAGACGTGACCAACCGGATCTTCCTGTACCTCCTGAGCCAGATGGACAACGAGACCGTGGCGGCCACCGTCAAGGAAGTCTATCAATATACGCTGCAGACTTGTACGAAGTGGATCGAGGCGGGCCAGCAGCACGGCGTCATCCCCCCGGACACGGACAAGGCCCGGATCGCCGAAATGCTCGTGATGTTCATGTACGGACTCCGCGTGCAAAACACGATCCTGCAAGAGCCTTCCGGCATGAAAGCGGAGGATTTGATCCGCTTCATGGCCAAGGCCCTATCTTAA
- a CDS encoding TetR family transcriptional regulator produces MSPKVAEEHKEARRKQILEAAARVFIRLGYQAATMKDVVEESGLSRGGVYLYYGSTEQMMLDLIEEGDREVDEMPKMLQDGVRVWDVIEGLIRGMTADMDQASQGLAPVYYELFITGWRKRAYETLMARRYNRSLDAFVGLLEEGVRRKEFHPPVPVAHIAKMVFSFHDGLQIHAIQFGADLVDVPGQTDAMLLSLKHLLGLGVTSKEEFA; encoded by the coding sequence ATGTCTCCCAAAGTCGCGGAGGAGCACAAAGAAGCGAGAAGAAAACAGATCTTGGAGGCGGCGGCTCGGGTATTCATCCGGCTGGGCTACCAAGCGGCGACGATGAAGGATGTCGTGGAAGAAAGCGGGCTCAGCCGAGGCGGCGTCTATCTGTACTACGGCAGCACGGAGCAGATGATGCTCGACCTGATCGAGGAAGGCGACCGGGAAGTCGATGAAATGCCGAAAATGCTGCAAGACGGAGTGCGAGTGTGGGACGTGATCGAAGGGTTGATCCGGGGAATGACGGCGGACATGGATCAAGCCTCGCAAGGATTGGCGCCGGTCTATTACGAGCTGTTCATCACCGGGTGGCGCAAGCGGGCGTACGAAACGCTCATGGCACGCCGGTACAACCGCAGCCTGGATGCGTTCGTCGGTCTTCTGGAGGAGGGCGTGAGACGGAAAGAGTTTCATCCTCCGGTGCCTGTCGCGCACATTGCCAAAATGGTATTTTCGTTCCATGACGGCTTACAGATCCACGCGATCCAGTTTGGTGCCGATCTGGTGGACGTCCCGGGTCAGACGGATGCCATGCTGCTTAGTCTCAAGCATTTGCTCGGCCTCGGCGTCACTTCCAAGGAGGAATTCGCTTGA
- a CDS encoding ThuA domain-containing protein: protein MLDEHYFVEYDSARTETFLRSESVDGSSVAGWRHTFGAGRVCCLTPAHRREGLLQPDFQRLLGEAVRWCCG from the coding sequence GTGCTCGACGAGCATTACTTCGTAGAGTACGACAGTGCCCGCACGGAGACGTTTCTGCGGTCGGAATCGGTAGACGGAAGCTCCGTCGCCGGCTGGAGGCACACGTTCGGCGCGGGCCGCGTCTGCTGCCTGACGCCGGCACACCGGAGGGAAGGGCTCCTTCAGCCCGACTTCCAACGGCTTCTCGGCGAAGCCGTCCGCTGGTGCTGCGGGTAA
- a CDS encoding FAD-dependent oxidoreductase: protein MKDMNGSKMNRVWDIAVIGGGPAGLAAAALSARSGRSVVLLEKGSSLGGRASSSREGGASLNLGAHALYRGGSAQRVLEKLGVAAPGGSPGTNVAWVPEEGRGEIVSTAGLLLGRTLNWSEKRRFLRFFLGLRKLNPNEATGQGWAAWMAANGLHGRAAAVASALARLSTYVGDADLLDAGTVIRQLQKPAVVYPDGGWQTIVDGLAAKASEAGAVCRTSASVAGVERAEDGTGEWILRLADGEYVRTGQVIAAVEPARVADWFGRWLPAEYLRSLERLQPVYASALDLHLRRLPKPGRPFALGLDQPLYFSAHSQWAKLCDDSDHAVVHVMRYDGEQKDDISTGRASLERFLDRVQPGWRDLVIRARYMPHVTVMYGMPSRDLKGTMGRPSVDTGLDGVYVAGDWTGGKESLLDASMYSADAAAELAVKTRAIGVNAG, encoded by the coding sequence ATGAAAGACATGAACGGATCCAAAATGAATCGGGTATGGGACATTGCCGTCATCGGCGGAGGGCCGGCCGGTCTTGCGGCTGCGGCGCTGAGCGCCAGGTCGGGGCGTTCGGTGGTGCTGCTGGAGAAGGGAAGCTCGCTGGGCGGCCGCGCGTCTTCGTCGAGGGAGGGCGGCGCTTCCTTGAATCTCGGAGCGCATGCTCTTTACCGCGGAGGCAGCGCCCAGCGCGTGCTTGAGAAGCTCGGCGTAGCGGCGCCGGGCGGAAGTCCGGGCACGAACGTCGCCTGGGTGCCGGAAGAGGGCCGGGGAGAGATCGTCTCCACGGCGGGTTTGCTGCTGGGGCGGACTTTGAATTGGTCGGAGAAAAGAAGATTCCTCAGATTTTTCCTCGGCTTGCGGAAGCTGAACCCGAATGAAGCGACGGGGCAAGGATGGGCGGCCTGGATGGCTGCGAACGGGCTGCATGGGCGGGCTGCCGCGGTAGCCTCCGCCTTGGCGCGGCTTTCCACGTACGTCGGAGACGCGGATTTGCTGGATGCAGGTACGGTGATCCGACAACTGCAGAAGCCCGCGGTCGTCTATCCCGACGGAGGCTGGCAGACGATCGTGGACGGACTGGCGGCGAAAGCCTCGGAAGCGGGGGCGGTCTGCCGAACCTCGGCTTCCGTTGCGGGCGTGGAGCGGGCGGAAGACGGGACCGGCGAGTGGATCTTGCGCTTGGCGGACGGTGAGTACGTCAGGACGGGCCAAGTCATCGCGGCCGTGGAGCCCGCGCGGGTGGCCGATTGGTTCGGCCGCTGGCTGCCGGCGGAATACCTCCGGTCTTTGGAACGGCTGCAGCCGGTGTATGCTTCGGCGCTGGACCTGCATCTTCGCCGGCTGCCCAAGCCAGGCCGCCCCTTCGCGCTCGGACTGGACCAACCGCTGTACTTCTCGGCGCATTCGCAGTGGGCAAAGTTGTGCGACGATTCGGATCATGCGGTCGTTCACGTCATGCGGTATGATGGGGAACAGAAGGATGATATTTCCACCGGCCGTGCCTCTCTGGAGCGGTTTCTGGATCGGGTGCAGCCGGGCTGGCGCGACCTGGTGATCAGGGCACGATACATGCCGCATGTCACGGTCATGTACGGCATGCCTTCACGCGATTTGAAAGGCACCATGGGACGTCCTTCCGTGGATACGGGGTTGGACGGGGTGTACGTCGCCGGGGATTGGACCGGAGGGAAAGAGTCGCTGCTGGACGCTTCCATGTACAGCGCAGACGCGGCGGCGGAGTTGGCCGTCAAAACGAGAGCGATCGGAGTGAACGCGGGATGA
- a CDS encoding RNA polymerase sigma-70 factor has product MMPDRQYGGNASNVAEWYAAHRRYLHTVAYRMLGTYADAEDVVQDVFAHLQVRDNGSIRDERPYLTKMVVRRSLDVLKSARRRRESYVGPWLPEPEVRPADEEPVSAMLLEETVSYALLVVLEVLTPAERAVFLLHEAFGYGYEETAEALGKTEAACRQLMSRVRRKLDREIPEPVSTEKGQELVFRFMQAAASGKMESLMELLREDIVVMTDGGGRVSAAVRPLVGAERAAAFVLGLISKYGNSDTEALPVRVNGDWGIAFREAGEWTTIVAFEWRDEAMKRMYLIRNPDKLQSIRL; this is encoded by the coding sequence ATGATGCCGGATCGGCAGTACGGCGGAAACGCGTCGAATGTGGCGGAATGGTATGCCGCTCATCGACGGTATTTGCATACGGTGGCTTATCGGATGCTCGGCACTTATGCCGACGCCGAGGATGTCGTGCAGGACGTTTTCGCGCACCTGCAGGTAAGGGATAACGGCTCGATTCGCGACGAAAGGCCGTATTTGACCAAAATGGTCGTCCGGCGGTCCCTGGACGTTCTGAAATCGGCTCGCAGAAGAAGAGAATCCTACGTCGGTCCTTGGCTGCCGGAGCCGGAAGTGAGGCCCGCGGACGAGGAGCCCGTAAGCGCCATGCTGCTCGAGGAGACCGTGTCCTACGCGCTTTTGGTCGTGTTGGAAGTACTGACGCCGGCAGAGAGGGCCGTTTTCCTGCTGCACGAAGCGTTCGGTTACGGTTACGAAGAGACGGCGGAGGCGCTGGGCAAGACAGAAGCGGCCTGCCGCCAACTGATGAGCCGGGTCCGCCGGAAGCTGGACCGGGAGATCCCCGAACCGGTCTCAACGGAGAAGGGGCAGGAGCTCGTATTTCGTTTCATGCAAGCGGCGGCAAGCGGAAAAATGGAAAGCTTGATGGAGCTGCTTCGTGAAGATATCGTCGTGATGACGGACGGCGGAGGGCGCGTATCCGCGGCCGTGCGGCCGCTTGTCGGGGCCGAGCGCGCGGCGGCATTCGTGCTGGGGCTCATCTCCAAGTACGGCAATTCGGACACGGAAGCCTTGCCCGTCCGCGTCAACGGAGATTGGGGGATCGCCTTCCGGGAGGCGGGCGAGTGGACGACCATTGTGGCGTTCGAATGGCGGGATGAGGCGATGAAGCGAATGTATCTCATCCGCAATCCCGACAAACTGCAGAGCATTCGACTATAG
- a CDS encoding MFS transporter, with amino-acid sequence MKDIFGNRIFVRLFLATIASQLGTIVGNMAFAFYLLDRYSSQPGYASLAELMYSLPTLLVFWLVGVAADRFDRRRIAENSAWIRVVLTAVLLLVLYGGWLPLAFAVLFLRSAVSKFYAPAESALLQGILAPEQYVAASGLNQTVMGVFMMFGVSLGALSYHVFGILGAVVIDGIGLLAVGFLIRSCKVPAEVALPNGKTTWRSIRLREITADFSEGIRYIRRFPLLLSLIGGFLLFGLLNGGFAVLPMYTMKYKLAPDQYTFYSSLFAVFLGIGFLLGGIIGPALVNRFKPHRVIIVSLLGSGLASLALIAADEPWFYLSVVLVIGVLLAPLNIAIGGWLPSLVDAKQMGRVSAWNDPLLMLSQSVALGLIALLYPGTISLETIYASLSVILLLAFLFYLVTLPRYQRQHEQTAPSHETAALG; translated from the coding sequence TTGAAAGACATTTTCGGCAACCGAATTTTCGTCCGACTGTTTCTGGCGACGATCGCTTCCCAGCTCGGCACGATCGTGGGCAACATGGCTTTCGCTTTCTACTTGCTCGATCGGTATTCTTCGCAGCCGGGTTATGCATCGCTCGCGGAGCTGATGTACTCCCTGCCGACCTTGCTCGTTTTCTGGCTGGTCGGCGTGGCGGCCGACCGGTTCGACCGCCGGCGGATCGCGGAAAACTCCGCCTGGATCAGGGTCGTCCTTACAGCCGTACTACTTCTCGTCCTCTACGGGGGATGGCTGCCGCTTGCCTTTGCCGTGCTGTTCCTGCGCAGCGCCGTTTCGAAGTTCTACGCGCCGGCGGAGTCGGCTTTGCTGCAGGGCATCTTGGCGCCCGAGCAGTATGTCGCGGCTTCGGGGTTGAACCAAACGGTCATGGGAGTGTTCATGATGTTCGGCGTTTCGCTGGGCGCTTTGTCGTACCACGTTTTCGGCATTCTGGGCGCGGTCGTCATTGACGGAATCGGCCTCCTGGCCGTCGGCTTTCTTATCCGGTCCTGCAAGGTCCCCGCCGAAGTTGCCTTGCCGAACGGAAAGACGACTTGGCGTTCGATCCGCCTGCGTGAAATTACGGCCGACTTCTCCGAAGGCATCCGCTACATCCGCCGTTTTCCGCTGCTGCTGTCGCTGATCGGAGGCTTCCTGTTGTTCGGCCTTCTGAATGGAGGCTTCGCGGTATTGCCGATGTACACGATGAAATACAAACTGGCGCCGGATCAGTACACGTTCTACTCTTCGCTGTTCGCCGTGTTTCTCGGGATCGGCTTCCTCTTGGGAGGCATCATCGGACCTGCGCTCGTGAACCGCTTCAAGCCGCACCGCGTCATCATCGTTTCGCTGCTGGGCAGCGGATTGGCCAGCTTGGCTTTGATCGCGGCCGACGAGCCTTGGTTCTATTTATCCGTCGTGCTGGTCATAGGCGTCCTGCTTGCGCCGCTTAACATCGCGATCGGCGGTTGGCTGCCGTCTCTGGTCGACGCCAAACAGATGGGACGCGTCAGCGCCTGGAACGATCCTCTCCTCATGCTCAGCCAATCGGTGGCGCTTGGTTTGATCGCCTTGCTGTACCCCGGAACGATTTCGCTCGAAACGATTTACGCGTCGTTGTCCGTCATTTTGCTGCTGGCCTTTCTGTTTTATCTGGTTACGCTGCCGCGATATCAACGCCAGCATGAGCAAACCGCACCGTCGCATGAAACGGCCGCCCTCGGATAA
- a CDS encoding VC0807 family protein yields the protein MSKRAYVLFTLVINGVVPWLLYVWLSDHMSSLSALTIATLVPLADNLVHLVKHRKPDAFGALMLFTFLLTLVLVMLGGSEKILLVRESLVTAGVGIVFLGSLLFGKPLMFHLAARFIGKNDFTANWSYPYFRFVMRLMSLVWGIMLTGEAAVRVFMVFHMSTERYLALSNVVLYGFIGAAILWTVAYRRHSSAKFNDIKLAAASR from the coding sequence ATGTCTAAACGCGCTTATGTCCTCTTTACTCTCGTTATCAACGGTGTCGTCCCTTGGCTGCTGTACGTCTGGTTGTCCGATCATATGAGCTCGTTATCCGCGCTGACCATCGCCACGCTCGTTCCGCTCGCCGACAACTTGGTTCACTTGGTTAAACACCGCAAGCCCGACGCTTTCGGAGCGCTCATGCTGTTCACGTTTCTGCTCACGCTCGTCCTCGTCATGCTCGGCGGAAGCGAGAAAATCCTGCTTGTCCGCGAATCGCTCGTAACGGCGGGCGTCGGCATCGTGTTCTTGGGCTCGCTGCTGTTCGGCAAGCCGCTCATGTTCCATCTCGCCGCGCGGTTCATCGGCAAAAATGATTTCACCGCCAACTGGAGCTACCCGTACTTCCGTTTCGTCATGCGCCTGATGTCGCTCGTGTGGGGCATCATGCTGACGGGGGAAGCGGCCGTGCGGGTGTTCATGGTGTTCCACATGTCCACTGAAAGGTACCTGGCCTTGTCCAACGTGGTGCTGTACGGCTTTATCGGGGCGGCTATCTTGTGGACGGTCGCTTACCGCCGTCACTCTTCCGCGAAGTTTAACGACATCAAGCTTGCCGCGGCTTCCCGCTGA
- a CDS encoding ThuA domain-containing protein: protein MKRITAVVGDFYHSADEAGEALQQAIATWAGASDVSLRFVEAGRLKEELAEKPDAVILFKEDRVAPQEDGNARWMAPEIASAIVDYVEQGGGWLAWHSGLASYDPDGAYVSMLRGYFLHHPE, encoded by the coding sequence ATGAAACGGATTACGGCGGTCGTCGGGGACTTTTACCACTCGGCAGATGAGGCCGGCGAGGCGCTTCAGCAGGCGATCGCGACATGGGCGGGTGCGTCGGACGTCAGCCTGCGTTTCGTGGAAGCGGGCCGGCTGAAGGAAGAGCTCGCCGAGAAGCCGGACGCGGTCATCCTGTTCAAGGAAGACCGGGTGGCTCCCCAAGAGGACGGAAACGCCCGCTGGATGGCGCCGGAAATCGCGTCGGCCATCGTGGATTACGTGGAGCAGGGAGGCGGCTGGCTGGCCTGGCATTCGGGGCTAGCATCCTATGACCCCGACGGTGCGTACGTTTCAATGCTCCGGGGCTATTTCCTGCACCACCCGGAGTAG
- a CDS encoding DUF2306 domain-containing protein, giving the protein MTNKKLLFPLLYVLVTLLSFYVVLQYLIYSPSDSGMVSAKMDDPSFPYRVWKIFFYPHILLGLAALLTGSYQLTKRSRRNPALHKRLGRIYGISIFLNVPVVPFIALYATGGTPSTVAFMVLDVLWLAMTAAGVRYILRKDVVRHRQWMLRSYAVTLVFVTFRIVLGIESLLTDAPSSVTFPVAVALSIVLNLAYAEFYMTKKSKKSPTPYINDKGRSAQNV; this is encoded by the coding sequence ATGACGAATAAAAAGTTGCTGTTTCCCCTGTTGTACGTGCTGGTCACGCTGTTGTCCTTTTACGTCGTGCTCCAATATTTGATTTACAGCCCGAGCGATTCCGGGATGGTTTCCGCCAAAATGGACGATCCGTCCTTTCCATACCGGGTGTGGAAAATCTTCTTCTACCCGCACATCCTGCTCGGCCTCGCGGCCCTGTTGACCGGTTCTTACCAGCTGACGAAACGGAGCCGCCGGAATCCCGCGCTGCACAAGCGATTGGGCCGCATTTACGGGATCTCGATTTTCCTCAACGTTCCGGTCGTGCCGTTCATCGCGCTGTACGCCACCGGCGGAACGCCGTCCACCGTCGCCTTCATGGTGCTGGACGTACTCTGGCTCGCGATGACGGCGGCAGGCGTCCGGTACATCCTCAGGAAGGACGTCGTCCGGCACCGGCAATGGATGCTCAGAAGCTACGCGGTCACGCTCGTGTTCGTCACGTTCCGGATCGTGCTTGGCATCGAATCCCTGCTCACCGACGCGCCGTCCAGCGTTACGTTCCCGGTCGCCGTTGCATTGTCGATCGTCCTCAACCTGGCGTACGCGGAATTTTACATGACGAAGAAATCCAAGAAATCCCCAACCCCCTACATAAACGATAAAGGAAGGTCTGCCCAAAATGTCTAA
- a CDS encoding DUF3298 and DUF4163 domain-containing protein: MNRTTLMLPITVRTFTAPRNVKVSIPAVAGGTVPSARDSMNRDIVRTINAQMQSQGYPGGDIREMLGFFEVKTNQRGVLSLCLLNYTYTGGAHGNTLQHSLTFDADTGRKYSLRELFKPGSPYEKRLNDIVQAQIATRKLPLLGPYPGLSPDQDYYIADKALVIYFPLYALVPYAWGFPYFPISVYDIQDLIDENGPLGAMLY; encoded by the coding sequence ATGAACCGCACTACGTTGATGCTTCCTATTACAGTGAGAACTTTTACCGCCCCGCGCAACGTGAAAGTCAGCATTCCCGCGGTTGCGGGAGGAACCGTTCCGAGTGCCCGCGACTCCATGAACCGAGACATCGTCAGAACGATCAACGCCCAAATGCAATCGCAAGGCTACCCAGGCGGGGATATCCGGGAAATGCTCGGCTTCTTCGAGGTGAAAACCAACCAGCGAGGGGTGCTCAGCCTCTGTTTGCTCAACTACACTTATACCGGCGGGGCGCATGGCAATACGCTGCAGCACTCCCTCACTTTCGATGCTGACACGGGCCGCAAATATTCGCTCCGCGAACTGTTCAAACCCGGAAGCCCCTATGAAAAACGCCTGAACGACATCGTCCAGGCGCAAATCGCGACCCGCAAGCTTCCGCTCCTGGGCCCTTATCCCGGCTTGTCGCCGGATCAGGATTATTATATTGCCGACAAGGCGCTCGTGATTTACTTCCCCTTATATGCGCTCGTGCCGTATGCATGGGGTTTTCCTTACTTCCCTATCTCCGTTTACGATATCCAGGATCTCATCGACGAGAACGGGCCGCTGGGAGCCATGCTTTATTGA
- a CDS encoding LacI family DNA-binding transcriptional regulator, with product MKKTGIDSVEIARLAGVSRSTVSRVINNYSNVPPETREKVMQVIRQYNYVPNASAQVLAGKKTRTIGLFMIEAGHVSADILSNMLLASVIENASSHGYYVLTRIIRNAKDEEEIRGVKDIFYQRRIDGGIFIGAANEEPFVEELIDEGFMVGIVDQEIRDHKEPNRIIANFDNHDGMMLAVEYLHGLGHRSIGALNGDMNRYSGPSKYEGFLAAMRHFGLEIRQEWILPGGFSEEIGYQAMGRFLDSGTKRPTAMIMANDSVAFGAIRAMNERGLQVPRDLSVIGFDDHPLSSRHHPALTTLKVDFADMMERLTVSLIRHIEKEETGFTPFSVRNDLIRRDSCRAI from the coding sequence TTGAAAAAGACCGGGATCGATTCGGTTGAAATCGCGCGTCTGGCAGGCGTGTCGCGAAGCACGGTCAGCCGGGTCATCAACAATTACAGCAACGTGCCGCCGGAAACGCGGGAGAAAGTGATGCAGGTCATCCGCCAATACAATTACGTGCCTAACGCATCGGCGCAGGTGCTGGCGGGCAAGAAGACGCGAACGATCGGCTTGTTCATGATCGAGGCGGGACACGTGTCCGCTGACATCTTGTCCAACATGCTGCTCGCCAGCGTCATCGAGAACGCTTCCTCGCACGGGTATTACGTTCTGACGCGTATTATCCGCAATGCCAAGGACGAGGAAGAGATCCGCGGCGTGAAGGACATTTTCTACCAACGCCGGATTGACGGCGGCATTTTCATCGGGGCCGCGAATGAGGAGCCGTTCGTCGAAGAATTGATCGACGAGGGTTTCATGGTAGGCATCGTGGACCAGGAAATCCGGGACCACAAAGAGCCGAACCGGATCATCGCGAACTTCGACAACCACGACGGGATGATGCTGGCCGTGGAGTATTTGCACGGTCTCGGCCATCGCAGCATCGGAGCCCTCAACGGGGACATGAACCGATACTCGGGGCCGTCGAAATACGAGGGGTTCCTGGCGGCCATGCGTCATTTCGGCTTGGAGATCCGACAGGAGTGGATCCTGCCCGGAGGATTCAGCGAAGAAATCGGCTACCAGGCGATGGGAAGGTTCCTCGATAGCGGTACGAAGAGGCCGACGGCCATGATCATGGCAAACGACAGCGTCGCCTTCGGAGCCATCCGGGCGATGAATGAGCGCGGCTTGCAGGTTCCCCGGGATCTGTCGGTGATCGGGTTCGACGACCATCCGCTGAGCTCCCGCCATCATCCGGCCTTAACGACGTTAAAGGTCGATTTCGCCGACATGATGGAGAGACTGACGGTCTCGCTCATCCGCCACATCGAGAAGGAAGAAACGGGCTTCACCCCGTTCAGCGTCCGCAACGACCTGATTCGCAGGGATTCCTGCCGGGCTATTTGA
- a CDS encoding GNAT family N-acetyltransferase — MEIIPLTKEHRKSLIALYRVVTAELRRSGIDQWDWIYPNRFTISGDIRKGIVYGIVEQGRVSGAIVIDRASPASGSGASPGAVPSWSINRLAVLPDMQGRGIGGRLLRFGEDFIRGAGGTLIRLEVYSGNPHAFGMYQRAGYGQVGESRYPFRKLPYFVYEKALLEDLAQ; from the coding sequence ATGGAAATCATTCCGCTCACGAAAGAGCACCGTAAAAGCTTAATCGCGCTGTATCGGGTCGTGACGGCAGAACTGCGCCGCAGCGGCATCGACCAATGGGATTGGATTTACCCGAACCGTTTCACGATTAGCGGCGATATTCGCAAAGGAATCGTTTACGGGATCGTCGAGCAAGGACGCGTATCTGGCGCCATCGTGATCGACCGGGCATCGCCTGCATCAGGTTCGGGAGCATCCCCGGGAGCTGTTCCGTCGTGGTCAATCAACCGGCTTGCCGTTTTGCCCGATATGCAGGGCCGGGGAATCGGCGGACGTTTGCTTCGGTTCGGAGAAGATTTCATCCGGGGCGCCGGAGGCACGCTGATCCGTTTGGAGGTTTACTCCGGCAACCCCCACGCCTTCGGTATGTATCAGCGTGCGGGATACGGGCAAGTCGGAGAGTCCCGTTATCCGTTCCGCAAGCTGCCTTACTTCGTATACGAGAAGGCGCTGCTGGAAGACCTGGCTCAATAA
- a CDS encoding phosphodiester glycosidase family protein, protein MTPSGTTFRYMVADTIITTQHRVWAKYIIGEKGLKERVAAYQARFDQMGEERDTHVIPVAAPGKADADLPLTSVEEVSGEGFHGYLLSVRDPKKIRLVVPLKPGRGEKVTSMVKRTGALYGVNAGGFADPNWQGNGFQPIGIVISQGKIYYNGLGNAKSTQIVGLDKNGKMIAGRYSIQELMDLGISEAVTFSPRIIVNGKGLIKNRAQGWGIAPRSVMGQKEDGTVMFLLIDGRQPGYSIGATLYDAQEIMLEHGAVIAANLDGGSSTVLVNGDGEIVNKPSAAHGERYLPTAFLVYDDPSSVEVPNVWAGLKPSDIDPGKW, encoded by the coding sequence TTGACCCCTTCGGGCACGACGTTCCGATATATGGTGGCGGACACGATCATCACGACGCAGCATAGAGTTTGGGCGAAGTATATCATCGGCGAGAAAGGCCTGAAGGAAAGGGTCGCCGCTTATCAGGCGCGTTTCGATCAAATGGGAGAAGAACGGGATACCCATGTGATTCCCGTGGCGGCGCCGGGGAAAGCGGACGCCGATCTCCCCCTCACTTCCGTTGAGGAAGTCTCCGGGGAAGGCTTTCACGGTTACTTGCTCAGCGTTCGGGATCCGAAGAAAATCCGGCTCGTCGTGCCGCTCAAACCCGGCCGCGGCGAAAAAGTTACAAGCATGGTGAAACGAACGGGGGCGCTGTACGGCGTAAATGCCGGTGGCTTCGCCGATCCCAATTGGCAGGGCAACGGATTTCAGCCGATCGGCATCGTCATCAGCCAAGGCAAGATCTACTACAACGGGCTGGGCAACGCCAAGAGCACGCAGATCGTGGGCCTCGACAAGAACGGCAAAATGATCGCCGGCCGCTACTCGATCCAGGAGCTCATGGATCTCGGTATCTCCGAAGCCGTGACGTTCTCGCCTCGAATCATCGTCAACGGCAAAGGGCTCATTAAAAACCGCGCGCAAGGCTGGGGAATCGCGCCGCGTTCCGTCATGGGCCAGAAGGAAGACGGCACCGTCATGTTCCTGCTGATCGACGGACGTCAGCCCGGTTACAGTATCGGGGCGACTTTGTACGACGCGCAGGAAATTATGTTGGAGCACGGGGCGGTCATCGCGGCCAACCTGGACGGCGGATCCTCGACGGTGCTCGTGAACGGGGACGGGGAGATCGTCAACAAGCCGTCCGCCGCGCATGGAGAGCGTTATTTGCCGACGGCTTTCCTCGTGTACGACGATCCTTCTTCCGTGGAAGTCCCGAACGTATGGGCAGGCTTGAAGCCGTCCGACATCGATCCGGGCAAATGGTAA